AATTGCACTGCAAGCTGTGACGCCAGTGTGTTACCCTTGTGGCTTGGCTGATCTGACACCATTCTTcgtcactcaaacacactgtgTTTCTCCCAAGAAGAAAAAGTGCTGTCGTGACTGCCTGCTGTTGCTCACACAgtctcttcagcatgtaaaacaCAGAATTCCATCATGTCTCGACTGCTTGAACGAATCTGTGCTCTGGCAACTGTAACTAACTTTGTACCTCTTTCAACTTGTCAGTAGCTTTGGTGCTATGGTGAAAGAAACTGACAATGGCACCACATTTCTCCAGGATGGACTCCAAACTTGTGTCAACCATAACCTCcacagcccctagtggttggcaccccggcgtgccgagattactaaactcaaacattcagtgctactgcaaccaaagtgtgagataaaaacagaaacgcgttgttttagtttcattagtagacgatacacaacaactatgccgaatacggagtttcgcagccccaccattgtcgctctgggcgttcatttaacacgcaccccctccctgcagtctcatttttttttaaaacaccccccacccttgacataatggacaatattgtctgtcttggcattcataaaaatattctttcaccactaaaaaatcatattccgtcatagcaacaagataaacctgacaatagccctaagatatgcctatacagcagtgaaaacgctgctcactgaataacgaaataaacgagaaaaagttttttaaaatgataccatgccattctacagtcaatatctgggactaaatattgaataaatatacatccTTACTGTTGgatttacgtgtagagatgtcccttttgagactgcgtggtcatatattctcttggacaatccgtttcgGAAATATAAACGCATTtctgacgcctgggtatcttccaaaatagctgtgcgtaataccacacctgttgtttacggcgtcgtcgccctttttagtacagtcgggcttgattgacaattcatttattcagtaggcgagagtataagctttctaacgatgtataacatgtctaattctgcttttggaatagcgttttatagctcagcgtaacagaaaatattcttaggattgcattcacttacgcattcactctgttagcagaaaaatacgctgcacctaacgaaacgtggtcgacgatatttcataatttcttggaaaatactattattattgaggaatTCTGAagcgttttctggagcaaaacagaagcgaatagaacagtatcattgatactgtctctgtctccatctactgaacatagaggagatttcatcattgctatgtaagtattactgctcaaaatatttcggttatatacgttatttttgaaattgagtatctttaaataggttagtggtgttatataatatgaatatttcacactgtaatgtaagcgttagatggtaatgtaatagtttttgtgaagcatgcaacagtgatgacgtgagagttggaacattgccaaaacgtggtggacggttgaaaattgttttcatgttgtcccatccccatacaagaaaacatacgagagttcagagtatagaaatacacaccagttaattattacacatttaggtactgtaacacattgtgtgacaatgtttttgcattattttttaaatctgataacaatgtttcatcttaaaccttcataaggggctcatttatatgctttataatggacaaattctggagagattttggatatgtttctggacacctagctattttagaccactgtgctgactgaaagcttgtaattcccatttgaaaattatgcaacagtgattttcttgagtcaaaacagttgatttgtagtgaaatgcgtgaatatgttgtgatttacagcaatgcataatttagacattttggatagatttggagacgctgggtacactgcttagtttttgcttcatacatctatagtagttctacatatccacccttagattttatgaacttgtggtcaagaagtttttgatctagcacatgtatagtttaacctcctgtatatatgcaatctatcagtatttcattgcaaacttaacttattgcaaatttatttttgattttttgtcaaaacaattgcacttgtggcactttatttcttccaaaattatgaatataaactaatctgcattagtattgtaaattgtacaaatgtcttgcttcatttaagccatttttcaagtctctgtggtgttcacatctggagttataaagctttaaatagggtaccccctaaatgggcaaggattggcaagatttggcttgtgcgctaaggggttaatggATTCTTTGACAACTAGGTTTAAAGTGTGTGAAAAACATGGAATATGTCTGCAGTGGGTTTTCCAAACTGCTGACACCATATTAGCTCCATTGTCTGTAATCACAGCATGGACCTTGTTAGTGAGACTCCAGTCATCAATTATTCTGGTGAGAAGTGAAGGTATATTGTCTGCTGAGTATTGTCTGACTACATGGACTGTCTCAATAGTGCAAGCATGCATTTGCCAATTCTAatcaataaaatgtcatgtgACAGTCAAGTAAGCTTCGGTTGTTCTTGCTGTCCACATATCAGTGGTGATAACCGCACTGCTGGCAGATTCTAGGGATGCTTTCAAGATTGTTTTGACTTGCTCATATAGCTTTGGAATTTGACCAGACATCAAGGATTTTCGACCTGGGATTTTGTATCTGGAATCAAGCACCTTCACAAACTGACGGAAAGCGGTATCCTCAACAATTGAAACAGGTTGCAACTTAAGTCAGTAGCAATCATCTCTGTTAGGCTCCTTGTGATGTCAAGGGCTCTTGATCTGAATGATCTGAAAAGGATTAATTAAGAGGGCTTTTAATTAAGGGAATACTATTAATTTTAGTCATTATTTAGTTCTTTTTTCTGATAGTTTTCAATTACAACACAATTCAAAATACTATATTGTGATGAGAGTTTTAGTTATATAGctattaatgttattattatgctAAAATTCTATAAACCCGATAAAGTTGACCAAATAATGAACGCTATTTTTACTTAGGGTTTACAGTAGTCTATTACTGCATGGACAGGGGGCTGTATGTTTCATATCAGTGATAAGGGGCAAAATGTTCAACTTGACTAAAACTAACTCGAATAAAAGTTACATGGATATGTTTTGCCTCTCTCAAAACTCTCCTGCAACGTCTCCTGTCtcacacagggagggggtgcaggcGACTTGTTATTTTTCTTGAGAACGTGCTGCTCCTCCACTTCCTTGTAGGTTTCGGgatgtgttctttttaaatgtttaaaaaggttACTCGTGTGGCTGCTATGTGCAACTGCTTTATCGCACACAGTGCTCCAGGCTGTAGTTTTATCAATGGCTGTAAATTTGGACCACACCATGCTGCGTTTGTGGTCAGCCATTGACTGAAGGAGAGTGCGCTCGCGCGGTTATGTCCTGTGGATTTCACCGTGACATCACTGACGTGCGCCAGCAGTGTTCATTGGCACAATATGAATATATGCGCCATAGCCACATATAGTCACAGAGTTTGTGATATAgtccagtggttcccaaccgaTGTGCTCcggcactctggtgtgccgtTAGGcaaggtcaggtgtgccgtgtgaaaaatcattttttatttattttaatgttcaaataaattaaaactagaaataccgcctcgcggttgtatATCTctgccaaccagtagccagtgctctgtttgaccgtttggatataaaatgtcatcatcatgttcatcatttcatcctattagacatttgtgtgtgaaactttgtcataattagcttatgaattcttgagttatggccaaaaacgtgttttgtgaggtcacagtgaccttgacctttgaccaccaaaatctaatcagttcatccttgagtccaagtggacgtttgtgccaaatttgaagaaattccctcaaggcgttcctaaGATATCACGTTCACGAGAAtccggacggacggacggacggacaacccaaaaacataatgcctccggccacggctgtgccatcgcggaggcataaaaactTACATGtgcaaatcccattcacaaaagcaaaaataaatgtcattaaaatgcatatcgcttAACTAGAAGAGCTCcgccaggcgtgttagctttgctgatgcaacaatagaggctgcacaatcaatgcaaccagacaaatacaatattacaagtttttaccatgtgccactgaaaatcccaaaaacgctgattcagtgaagtaacgctaaaggtggtgacatgttagctaatgtcattcatatcagccacgatgtgttagacaaAGCTAACGTTGATGTTATAGTCTGGCGctttcgtttcaaatctggacaggaacaatctggaTGGGAACAATTAGAAAAGACTAgcgatgtaaaatataaatttcaatgtgaaaatggcaacaaaataattgccacagattcaaacattaacgtacccATGGCCATACCCACCATTGAGGTCACCGAGGTCAGGACATCAGTATTTTTTCAGAGGTGTATACAATAAAAGTCGCAAAATTGTCTAAAAATAACTTGTACAACAAAGATATTGTACAACGCCGAGATAACCGACTTGCTCATCTGATCACCGtcattgcttgtgtgtgtgcgtgggtgggtggtgaAGTGGATGATCTTGTCGTTCGTTACCAGGGTTTTCCCTACCATAGAAAGGCTTAGGCGCAGCGCCTAAGAGCGCCTTAAGTGGAATGAACGTAAAAAGGCATTTAGGCGACATATCAGAATGAATGTTAAAAACAACGGTGAGAGTTCTatgcgctgacaaaaaaaataaaaaaatggagagGTGGCTTGATCTCAAAGGGAAAGGTAAGCTGGCAACAGGAATGACCTGACAATCACCAATCAGTGTTTGGACGAACGTTTGTGTGATTGGTGTGTGACTCATCGCCAAGCTAATCAAATAGCTGATTGGATATTTCTCTGTACCGTCAACTCGGGATGGTAGTTACAACCATCGACTCGGATGAGCAAGTTGGAAGCCATCGATAAAGTAAGCATAGATaaagtataaacttttttttttagggagtaATTCTTGTGGATGTTAACAATAGCGATAGCAGATAGAGAGAAGATATAAATAATGTAGCTTATTTTACAACTAAAGAAATTGTTAACCTAGATATTCATGTACTGAATTAAGACACGTTAGCCAGCGAATCTAGTTACGTTACATAAAGATACCTCGACTGAACTAACGTGGCTTGGTAAACAAAGTTAGGCTGTGTTCACACGTAAcgtctttttctgatgaaaaccgcTGGTCAAAGcgttttttcatatataaaaaaatgctgttccAAAATGCAGTTGAGAGCGTGTCCTTTGTTACCATAACTTATACtaaccagaggtgggtaacccggcttcaaagagtaaaaagactgaccatgtatttgctccaccaccatgcactaaaccagctgactctaattagcatagctcttcagcatgataggagaactaattattatgatcagctggtttagtgcatggtggtggagcaaatacatggtcagtctttttgcTCTTTGAAGCcaggttacccacctctgataCTAACCTAGAGTTAACGTTAGGTAACAGGCTAGTTTTGCTagcaactgaaataaacacaaacaccaaccAGAAACTCTTAGGATCCGTCCAGTTTTACTCCACAAATGAATATTGGTGATACAGTTTAACTGTCATGTCATATATTTCACTGTGCTCTGATTAGAACATAATAAGTTTCTCCACCGCTGCCTTCTCCAATTTTGACGTTGCTATGGGACATGACAGGTCTCGCTGCTCCTCTGGACATCATCTGATGAATAGCTCCGGTGCGGTCGCGCTACGTTAAACAGTGGCCATCTATCATGATGCCGGCTAGTTTCACTTGAGTGAATTAAGTTAAAATTCCATCCATCCAACGGTAGACTGATAAACTTTCAacgaaattattttctttaaattcagtgtttgtgtAAAAGGTTGGAATTTGTGTTATAAAGAGGTAGccctatatatatttttatttgcattgcaaatattttatttagaatATGGAACGTcagctcatttcatttcacgGTAGGGTAATAACCTTATACATCCGGGCCGCTAGATGGCACTTTCTGCCTGTGATCAATGGTAATTATGTTTCATGCTTGGATTTCAGAATAAATCCAGCATCAAATTGTTATGCACACTAATAACTTGTCGTGCTTTTTGTCGTATATTTTTCTATCACACTACAGGTTGGTAAATGCTGGTGTACACAATATAATCATTAGATTTTCAAAGGTAAAGATATATAGTGTCTTGTCGTTGTTAAGGTTGAGATTAAgtatcattttacattaaaatgtgttaacGTGCCAGCCAAATCCAATTGTTTACGATgctattcaaattcaaaccctgTGTTTACTTTCTTCACTgagagaagaaaatgaaaagactCAAACAATCAAAGCTCAGCTTTGGGAAGGGAAGAGATACAGAACAAGATGAGGGgactgagagaaaaagaaagagagaaggtgatggagatgagagaggaagagcaggtaCTGCCCACTGTGCCCAGGATAGGATTATGGcgcttaaatattttttgtttataatgtTTCATATGTGGTTTATTTCGCTTTTGTGAATTTCTGTGTATTGCCAGTGTTAcatattattgtgttttttgtgcagCCCTTTGGGACATGCTTTGTGATATTGGGCTATAATaaactttgacttgacttgattAGCATTATGTCCCTGTGCTgttcaacacaaacaaaaactgacCTGATTCAATTCAAACAATTTAATTACCACAGAGATATATATGTTCTTTGGTAATTACAGTGGAACCTATAGGCTCAATTTAACAACACAAACACCTAGTGtaattataatgtaataatatagtattattgtataaatatattattgtataaCACACATTTTGCGTATGTTTATGTAGCCTACTCTTTGAGACACATTTCTATAATTCAAATCCAAAATTATGCAAACTCAAACACAAAgatgaaataaatgtgtatatagtttgactttattttttaatacactttGGCAGGACAGACAAGTGAGAAGTCACAGCGAAAGGGACAGGCAGTGaatacagagagtgagagaaaaggagaggacagtgagagaaatgaacagaaagaaTGTAATGTTGAAGGCAGAGAGACTCAGAAAAGGAGGCTGAGAGAAAGAGCACAGGAGACAccaagggaaaagagagagggagaccagACAAGAAGAGTGTTACTGGAGGAGACGAGGCTGGAAGAGAGGTAACAGGAGagacaaaaggaaaagagagagagagaccagacaAGAAGAGTGTTACTGGAGGAGACGAGGGTGGAAGAGAGGTGACAGGAGagacaaaaggaaaagagagagagagaccagaagAACAGCGTGTTACTGGAGGAGACGAGGCTGGAAGAGAGGTgacaggaggagagaagagagagatgagaggtgAGAGAGCTGATGTCAGTCAAATAGACACATTTCTACACAAATTTGATCCAgccaagtttaaaaataaaccactAACAGATGAGGATAAGTACTGCCTTCTCAAGAATAAGTGGGTCAAACATAACCATAATTACCCTAAAACAAAGTTTGCAATTACGCTATAATGTAAAGTGGGAGGAGAAATATCATTGGCTTAGATATTCAGTTTCAGAAGATTTcactgtggcaagtgagtgccacccctcctggtTTAcaacacactcacgggagacaacCGTTTTAGTTCGTAGCACTTCCATGCTCTTTTATTAAAGCCCTCGGCTTTTTCTGACAATAACAAAACACAGAGGTTTCGTAGGTTTCTTTTCACCGGCGCTCGTCCTCCTCTCCGGCTTCCGGTctcgcttttaaaaaccccaggctcactgttgaaaacaatcagaggcaatcagcgcaattaaacaattgacaattatcggcgctgattacctccacctgacagttgtggtgaaggatccgagagccgctcctctcacactctctctctctgcagccgacgctcaaaccacgcccaccccaccacattCACCTACTGTGCTATTTGTATGTcattcagcaaaaaaacaacaaacaccatTTTCATAAACAAAGGATTTCAAGACTGGAAAAATGCAATTGGAGAGAAGCGGGGAATCATTTTGAACCACAGTTGCAGTCCAGGGCACCTAAAGGCCTCTGAGCTTGCTGAGAATTTTCTGTCAGTTGCACAAGGGCAACAGAAAAGCATAAATTCTGTTCTAAGCAGTGCATATGCCGAGAAGGTTAGTGTGAATCGCAAAGCTCTCCTTTCCATCCTAGATTTTATAATCAATCTGTCAAAGAGGAACATAGCACTGCGTGGTAACTGGACAGGAGAAAGTGAAGATGGCAACTTTAATCATTTCCTCACATGGAAATCTTCATTCGACGCCACACTGAAACATCATCTCGAGACAGCACCAAAAAATGCCACATACATAGGACCAAGGATTCAAAATGAACTAATAGCATGCTGTGAAGCTGAGATTCAGGAGGACATAGTTAAGGAAATCAAAAAAGCCAGGTTTTTCACAGTTCTTGCAGATGAATCAATGGATGTGAGTGGGACAGAACAACTGTCTATCTGTATTCGCTACATAAACCATGACAATGGAGCTGAAATATGTGAAGCCTTCTTGGGTTTCTGTCCTCTTGCCAAACAAGATGCTGCATCTATTACAGAAGCCATCCTGTCAAAGTTGGAGAAGTTGGGTCTGGAGATTGAATATCTCAGGGGGCAGGGCTATGATGGAGCCAGCACAATGAGTGGGCATGTCAGTGGAGTACAACAATGCATTAGAGAGCTTCAACCACGGGCACTATTCACACATTGCCGAAGCCACGCACTCAACCTTGTGGTAGTCCATGGATGTTCTGATATCCCCCTCATCAGGAATGCCATGGCTACCATTGAGAatgttgctgtgtttttctctgCCTCTGCTGTTAGGAAGAACATGTTACAAGAACACCCACAAGGAAGCAAGGAAACACAGGCAagtgacaaaagaaaaacaggaggcATCCCACTCATGTCGGACACACGCTGGGGCTCCAGAGGAAAGACAGTGGGTGCTTTTCTGGATCACTTCAATGCAGCCCACTCTGCACTCATAGAAATAGAATCAGGAACATCATCAAACTGCAACAAGACTAGCAACCTACGACACAGTATAGAGTCATTTGACACAATTGTCACTGCtgtcacaacaaacaaaattctAGGCTATATCCAGCCATTGACTAAAGCATTACAGTCACCAAATATCGACCTTGTGACTGCCTACAAAGAGGCCAGAGAGGTGGCTCAGGTCATTTCTACGTTGAGGAATGAGGAGAGCTTCAGCGAAATTTATGAAAAGTCAACAGAACTTGCCAGCACCACTGACGTGGTTCCGTCAAAAAAGCGTGTGACCAATAGGCAGCAAAACAGAGAGAACACACCATCGCAGTCCATAGaagaacattacattattgaCCACATGACAAGCCAACTAAACACCAGGTTTGTGGAAAACTCACGGCCAGCTATGCTTGCTATGTACCTTACACCTTCAGCTCTGTCCAAACtcacaaaagaaaagcaagaaaTGATGGTGTCATGGTACAGAGAAGACCTCCATCAGCCGGACTCCATCAACCAGGAGATTCACAGATGGAAGGTAAAGAACCAACCTCAAAAAGCGCTGGCATCGACAGCAAAAGAAACATTGGATGACATTATGGAATACTACCCCAACATCCGATGTATCCTCTCCATCTACCTCACACTACCAGTGACCACCTGTTCCTGTGAGAGGTCGTTCTCTGCATTGAGGCAGCTGAAGACCTGGCTACGATCGAGCATGGGCAATGAGAGGCTATCAGGACTTGCAATGATGCACGTGCATAGAAACAGAGCACTGGATCCTGAAAAAGTTCTCAGGCGCTGGGATGCCTCTGGACACAGAAGGATCGCATTGGCGTTTGATAAAAAGGTAACATCTATGCTAGATAATCTTTGAAACATTTCTTATATAAGGCCATTCATGTTTGGAATATTTGATGCTGTATTGTTAACAATCAATATTCATGTAAGCTAATTCATGTCATTTCAGTGAGTCTACATGGACATGGTTGAACCCTGACAAAACACTGCCCTCTCTTCGGATGATCTCCACTGCCCTCTACATGGATCAGTGTGTTCCAGTTGTGACAACCCCTCCACCTGGGCACTAGGTgtccctgtttcttttttattgtgttttgcaAGTGATGAATGGAGGGTCATCAGCCTACACCTGGGCCCGGTGTGCTCTGCTGTATAAATACCTCCCTCATTCTGCAGTCTCGCTCTCTCCGAGGGAGATCCCCTCTCCCCGGCAGGCATGACGACAGTATgtggttttcttttgtgttttgttcttcaTATACATTGCCACACACTCAACATGCTTTTCTTTACTGATGTACTGATTTCTACACATTTTGTTGGTTGACTTATGTTTTTTGGACCAATAAATTACTTTTCTTAGCAGGCCGCTCGTGTTGTCTCCCTACTTTGTCGCAGCCTTTGAGCTGGGTAGTGAATAGTTCATGGAGTAGCCAGCCAGGCTACTCAGGGAACTCAAAAAAATGTCCCCTAGCGGGCTTGGATTTTGGACCTCGGTATTTCTAAAACCCTGGGTACGGCTATGAACGTACCCCGTTAGTTGGCGGGTTactttgttggcattttaacatagaaattgacattttacatcgcaggtctttcattccaaacggaagcagttgttgatcacttgtggcccctaccggccggttaggaggagtgaggagtttgCGCCGGTTTTTTACAGTCTGTGGTTcgcactcaatgtatttcaatggacaatgatggaaaataattaaaataaaatacttgttgttgactgatttgcaaaatattcgagaattcaggtccttggcctgctgtcagcatgcacaacaagtattaggctgattgGCCCAATAGTATGCGAGATTATCCAAAGAGATTCGAATACCAAGAGGCGACACTCAGGTCATTTTTCTGTAACTGCCTGAAGAGTGCGCTCGCGTAGCGGTGCCGCCATTATGGACTGAATCTGCTGAATTCTCAAGCTGACTGATCCAGTCAACAACATGAAGACTACAGATCAGCCGCgggaaaagaaatggaaaaacctAAAACAGTGTTCAGCAATAAACTGTTAGAACTATCCAAGTACAAGAGCTTGCCTTTCGCAGGTTCCCCAAAGATCCTGACAGGTTTTTTAACTTATTCACAAAAGTAGAGAAATTAAAGTTTGACTGGACCTGTCAAAAGTGCTAGCTAGTTATCGACATGGCAGTGGCAGAAATACCGTTACTTACAACGTTAATAACGATTCCTAGTCTGTCTTTTCATAAACGATAGGCTTTAGTAATAAATTAGTATAGGTTTTTGTAGaaaaaatcagaataagaaAGTGATTGCCTTTCACCGGCTCCCTATAAGACTACAGATAATTATTCAGTTAAACTAGACCTGCCAAAACTCCCTTGATTTTATATGATATACGTTAGCTGTTCTTGTAAATTACATgctataacgttagctaacgatTAACGAACGTTAATTTATTCTTGGCGTGTGTCTGTCCATTCACAAACGGTTGGCTATAGGACTAAATTATAATAGTATTGCAGAAAAAATCACGTTACGTTCACGTTAAGACAACCCGATTAAGACATGATGTAAACATTGCCACGGTCTTAAAGAGACCCTGCTCATGTTCTCCCTGATGAAATAAAAGTCAATACAAATACTGTCATTCCTCTCAAGAACTTTGACTAGGGTACGACagcaaaaatattacattttatgaatatgatatgaatcataacaaaattatatttatttgtatttagaCTCACGTTGCCACCTTTAATagccactgaaaatgtattacatagaCTCGTAGCCTACAGTGATGATAGcctaaatatatttgtttttactctCAAAATGACAACGGGCAAAGTAAATATTCTGAGCAGTTACACGTTTCAGCTGAGATCAAACTCTTGCTCTTGCCATTACGGTGAATAAATTGCAAATTGgcgatgcatttttattttcagcaagaCGTAACGTTAACTTTACAGCAGCGGCAAAAAAGTCCCCGGTTTTATTTTATGGGGCCGTGGACATCGTGCTTAAGAAATCTGGTCACCTTACTATTTGGGACGACGCTAaagttggctcccgattcgCAGCTCCCGATTCTAAAtttccggtccaccttaaatcggttGCGTTATGTGACCGGACGGTTTTGCGGTTTGCAAAGGCTGTAATTTGCTTCTAAAAGTGAGATATGGCTCAAGTgagaaattgaacaaaggtggtgatttgaaattagtttttttttattattattttgttacgTTCACATGACATGTCGCTTTctgtaatattgaaatatatcagaTACCCAAGTGTCACGCATcttgttttctcctcaaaataaaattgtctCAACATtacgtgtgtatgagagaacaggaaataatgtacattttaaatggtgtggataaaatatcactgcaccatattcaaataaaactccaaactgtctatataaacaaatacagtaataaaatcctattgaaaaattgacatattagataaatatgaaagtttggaTAAGAATTTCTtcccaaatgtaaaagtttatTTACACTTATTCCTggcagaaggggtcctggtctacatcctaccccatttctgtgaaatttcacggtagcattttttaataatcccacttcaaactttccatgtaatccaatagatggcaattgaaaaatatgaaagtttgtataaatatttctctccaaatgtaaatgttcagaaaattctgacacttgttcctggcagaaggggtcctggtctacatcctaccccattactgtgaaattttactgtagcattttttaataatcctacttcaaactttccatgtaTTCCAATGGACGGcaattgaaaaaagtaaatatttggaTTGAGatatctctccaaaattaaaagttcagaaaattctgtcacttgttcctggcagaaggggtcctggtctacagcttaccccatttctgtgaaatttcactgtagcattttgtaATAATCCCACTGcaaactttccatgtaatccaatagacaaaaattgaaaaatatgaaagtctGGATAggaatttctctccaaatgtaaaagtttagAAAATTCTGTcacttgttcctggcagaagGGGTCCTGATCTACATGCTACCCCATTTTTGTGAAactttactgtagcattttttaataatcccacttcaa
This region of Anguilla anguilla isolate fAngAng1 chromosome 5, fAngAng1.pri, whole genome shotgun sequence genomic DNA includes:
- the LOC118226820 gene encoding 52 kDa repressor of the inhibitor of the protein kinase-like, which encodes MLAMYLTPSALSKLTKEKQEMMVSWYREDLHQPDSINQEIHRWKVKNQPQKALASTAKETLDDIMEYYPNIRCILSIYLTLPVTTCSCERSFSALRQLKTWLRSSMGNERLSGLAMMHVHRNRALDPEKVLRRWDASGHRRIALAFDKK